The DNA region TGCCTTGGAACCGGGGCTGGGTGCCCCGGCCGGTTTACGCTTCGGGCTCATCCTCGCCGTTCTCGGCGATGCGGGCAACCGAAACCACGGTCTCGCCCTCGCCGGTGTTGAAGACGCGCACGCCCCCGGCGGTGCGCGAGCGGAAGCTGATGCCGTGGACCGGCACCCGGATCGACTGCCCGGTCGAGGTCGCCAGCATGATCTGGTCGTCGCGTTCCACCGGGAAGCTGGCGACCAGCGGCCCGCCGCGCATCGCCTTGTCCATGGCGGTGACGCCCTGGCCGCCGCGCCCGCGCAGCGGATAGTCGAAGCTGGAGCTGATCTTGCCGGCGCCCTTGGCGGTGATGGTCAGGATCAGGTCCTCGGCCGCCGACATCTCGGCATAGCGTTCCTGGGTGATCGCGGTGTCGGCGACGATTTCCTCGTCCTCGTCGGCCTCGGCGCCGTCATCCAGCGCCCCCTCGACGGCGCGGCGCATCTTCAGATAGGCGGCGCGTTCCTCAGACCCGGCCTCGAAATGCCGGATCACCGACATGCTGACCACGCGGTCACCGTCATTGACCAGCCGGATGCCGCGCACCCCGGTCGAATCGCGGCCCTTGAACACCCGCACGTCGGTGGTCTGGAAGCGGATCGCGCGCCCCGAGGCTGTGACCAGCATCACGTCGTCGCTTTCCGTCGCCATGCGGACGCCGATTAGTTCGACCCCTTCGGGCAGCTTCATCGCGATCTTGCCGTTGCGCATGACATTGGCGAAATCGGACAGCGCGTTGCGGCGCACGTCGCCCTGCGAGGTGGCAAAGACCACCTGGTAATCGTCCCATTCGCTTTGCGGGGCATCGACCGGCATCAGCGCGGCGATGGAAACGCCGGGCTGGATCGGCAGGATGTTGACGATGGCCTTGCCCTTGGCGGTGCGCCCCGCCAGCGGCAGCCGCCAGGTCTTGAGACGATAGACCATGCCGTCGGTGGTGAAGAACAAGAGTTCCGTATGCGTATTCGCCACGAACAGCGTGGTGACCACGTCGTCCTCTTTCGTGGCCATGCTGGCAAGGCCCTTGCCGCCGCGGCGCTGGCTGCGGAACTCGGCCAGGGCGGTGCGCTTGATATAGCCGCCCGAGGTGATGGTGACGACCATGTCCTCGCGCTCTATCAGGTCCTCGTCGTCCATGTCGCCGGCCCAGTCGGTGATCTCGGTCCGGCGGGGGACGGCGAAGAGGTTCTTCACCTCGATCAACTCGCCCGAGATGATGGCCATGATCCGCTCGCGCGAGGCGAGGATGGCCAGGAATTCGCGGATGGAATCGGCCAGCGATTTCAACTCGTCGGTGACTTCCTGCACGCCAAGCTGGGTCAGGCGTTGCAGGCGCAGTTCCAGGATGGCGCGGGCCTGGGTCTCGGACAGGTTATAGGTGCCGTCCTCGTTCACCGGATGCAGCGGATCGTCTATCAACCGCAGGTATTCGACGATCTCATGCGCCGGCCAGCGCCGCTCCATCAGCCGCGCCCGCGCCTCGGCGGCATCGGCGCTGCTACGGATCGTCGCCACCACCTCGTCGACGTTCGAGACCGCGACGGCGAGGCCGCAGAGCACATGCGCGCGTTCCCGCGCCTTGCGCAGCTCATAGGCGGTGCGGCGGGCGACAACCTCCTCGCGGAAGGCGATGAAATGGGTCAGGAAGTCGCGCAGGGTCAGCTGCTCGGGCCGGCCGCCGTTCAGCGCCAGCATGTTGCAGCCGAAGCTGGTCTGCATGGGCGTAAAGCGGAACAGCTGGTTCAGCACCACCTCGGCCGTTGCATCGCGCTTCAGCTCGATGACGACGCGGATGCCGACGCGGTCGGATTCGTCCTGGACATGGGCGATGCCCTCGACGCGCTTTTCCTTGGCGAGTTCCGCGATCTTCTCGATCAGCGTGGCCTTGTTCACCTGGTAGGGGATTTCGTCCAGCACGATCACCTGGCGGCCGCCGCGGCCTTCCTCGATCCGGGTCTTGGCGCGCATGACGACGCTGCCGCGGCCTTCCAGATAGGCCTTGCGGATGCCCGAGCGGCCCAGGATCACGCCGCCGGTCGGAAAGTCCGGGCCGGGCACGATCTCCATCAGCCGCTCGGTCGGCAGGTCCGGGTTCTCGATCAGCGCCAGCGTGGCGTCGCAGACCTCGCCCAGGTTGTGCGGCGGGATGTTCGTGGCCATGCCGACGGCGATGCCGCCGGCGCCGTTGACCAGCATGTTCGGGAAGCGCGCCGGCAGGACCGTCGGCTCGCGGTCCTTGCCGTCGTAGTTGTCCTGGAACTCGACCGTGTCCTTGTCGATGTCCATCATCAGATAGGCGGCGGGCTTGTCCATCCGCACCTCGGTATAGCGCATGGCCGCCGGGCTGTCGCCGTCCATGCTGCCGAAGTTGCCCTGGCCGTCCAGCAGCGGCAGGGACATGGAAAAGTCCTGCGCCATCCGCACCAGCGCGTCATAGATCGAGGCGTCGCCATGCGGGTGGTATTTCCCCATGGTGTCGCCGACCGGGCGCGCCGACTTGCGATAGGGCTTGTCGTGGGTGTTGCCGGTCTCGTGCATGGCAAACAGCACCCGGCGGTGCACCGGCTTCAGCCCGTCGCGCAGGTCCGGGATCGCCCGGCTGACGATCACCGACATGGCATAGTCCAGATACGAGGACCGCATCTCGCGCGAGATGTCGATCACCGGCCCGTCGTGATGCATCACGGCGCGTTCGGTCGAGCCGTTTTCCTGGGATTCGTCGTCGTTTTCGGGGGTATCAGCCACGGGGTTCGCCTCAACATCTTGTTGACAGCGGGTCTATCCCATACCAGCGGGCGGTGCAATCTTTGCGGGCCGCTCAGGCCGCGGCGCCGGCGCGCTTCCGCCCCCGGACCGAGGCGAGCCACAGCCCCGACAGCGCCGCCGAGCCGACCGCGTTCCAGCCGGCCATGGAAATGCCGAAAAGGCTCCAGGCGATCTGGTCGCAGCGCACCACGGGGGCGGCTTCCAGCGCGGTCAGCAGGTCTTGCGTGGACATCCCCGCCAGCCCGGAAACCCCGCCCGAGCAATGCTGCGGCCCGGCCCACAGTTTCAGTTCGACCCCGGCGTGGTAGATGGCGAAGCCCGTGGCGCAGAGCGCCGCCAGAAGGCCAAGCGCCGCCAGCCAGCGTTTCCAGCCGAAGGCCCAGATCGACGCGCCGATCAGCGCCGCCGCCAGATGCGGCCAGCGCTGCAGGATGCAGAGCTCGCAGGGCGCATAGCCCAGCGACTGAAACCCCAGCGCCGCCGCCAGCAGCGCGGCCGAACCCGCGCCGGCCAGGACGGCGATCCATTTGCTTGAAAATCCGTTCATGGCGACGGGGTAGGGCGGCGCGTAGCGGTCGGCAAGTGCCAATCGCGTGAGCTCAATGCGGTTTCCAGCGGATCACCCGCCAGACATAGACCGCGACCACCACCACCACCACCAGCTTCGATAGCGGATCGACCCAGTCGGCGACCAGGGCGTAATTCTCGTGCAGCATCAGCCCGGCGAAGGTCAGTATCCCGGTCCAGAGCGCGCTGCCCGCCGTGGTATAGAGCAGGAATTTCCACATCGGCATCCGCGCCAGCCCGGCCGGGACCGAGATCAGCGTGCGGATCGCCGGGATCATGCGGCCGAAGAACACCGCCATGGCGCCGTGGCGCAGGAACCAGCCATGCGCCGCGTCGATGTCCGAGGGCGACAGCGTCAGCAGCCGGCCGTGACGGGCGGCGAAGCGCTTCAGCCGCTCCTCGCCGAACCACAGCCCGATATAATACCACATCAGCGTGCCCAGGACCGAGCCCAGCGTGCCCACGACGATGGTCAGCGTCAGCGACATGCGCCCCGAACCGGCCAGGAAGCCGGCCAGCGGCATGATCACCTCGGACGGGATGGGCGGAAAGACGTTTTCGGCCACCATCAGCGCCAGCACGCCTAGATAGCCCCAGCTTTCGATCGTCGAAACCACCCAGTCGAACATGTCTGCCCCCGCGCTTTGGCCCCTGCTGCGGGCTGGGGGCGGAACTGTCAACCCCGCGCCGGTGTTGCGCCGAGACGGGCTTTGGATAAAGCTTGCGTGAGAACGGTTTTTCCGGCGCGGCCGCCGGGCGGGAGGTTGCGATGGAATGGCGGGGCAGACGCGGCAGCAGGAATGTCGAGGACCGGCGCGGCATGGGCCGGGCGGGCGCCGGGGGCGTCGGCATCGTCGGCGTGCTGGCGATCCTGGCGGTGGGCTATTTCTTCGGCATCGACATCTCGCCCCTCGTCGGCGCGCTGGACGACGGCGGCCAGTCGGGCCAGCCGCGCGAGCTGACCGCCGAGGAACGGGAATCGGGCCAGTTCGTCAGCGTCGTGCTGGCCGATACCGAGGAGGTCTGGGCCCGCGTCCTGCCCGAGCAGACCGGCAAAGCCTATGTCGATCCCGCGCTGGTGATGTTCTCGGGCGTGGTCGGCTCGGCCTGCGGCACGGCGCAATCCGCCATGGGCCCGTTCTATTGCCCGAACGACCGCAAGATCTATCTGGACACCGATTTCTTTCGCACCATGAGCCAGAAGATGGGCGCGGGCGGCGATTTCGCCTATGCCTATGTCATCGCGCATGAGGTCGGCCACCATGTGCAGAACCTGCTGGGCATCCTGGGCCAGACCATGCAGGCCCGCCAGCAGAGCGACCAGGTGACGGCGAACCGGATCTCGGTCCTGACCGAGCTGCAGGCGGATTGCTTTGCCGGCGTCTGGGCCAATCACGCCAGCCAGCAGTTCAACAGCATCGACGCGGGCGACATCGACGAGGCGATCAACGCCGCCGCCGCCGTGGGCGACGATACGCTGATGGAAAAGGCCGGGCGGGCGCCGATGCCGGACGCCTTTACCCATGGCTCGGCCGAGCAGCGGCAGACCTGGTTCAAGCGCGGCTTTTCCTCGGGGCAGCTGGGACAATGCGACACCTTCAAGGCGGCCGGGATTTAGGATCGGCCACGCATGGCGCTGGTGGTGAAGGGCAGGGCTGTGCCGCGGTCGGCGCGGCCGCAAGAGTATCGGGGGAGCAAAGAAGCCGGGCGCTCAGGGGCGAATGCGGGGCGCGCCGCGTGGGCAGTCCAGGGTGGCCCAGTCGGGCCAGAGGCCGAAATGCTCGAGTCCGACCAGCAGCAGGCCCAGCGCGACGATGGCCAGCACCAGCTTGACCATCCACGCGCTTGGCGGGTTCCGGGCCCAGCGCGATGCGCGGATCAGCCAGATGAGGTTGTTCATCGCCCCTATCCTTTGCTAGTGCTGCCGGGAACGAATATGCCCGGACGATACCTTGCCTCAGCATAGCGACAGCCGCATCCTGCCCTATACCGCCGCCCAGATGTATGCGCTGGTGGCCGATATCGAAAGATACCCCGAGTTCCTGCCCTGGAATTCCGCCGCCCGCATCCGGGCGCGTCGTCCCGGACCGGTGGCGGGCAGCGAGGTCATCGAGGCAGACCTGGTCATCAGCTTCAAGGTCTTTCGCGAGCGTTTCGGGTCGCGGGTGACGCTGTTTCCGGCGGAATGGCGAATCGACACCGAATATCTGGACGGGCCGTTCAAATATCTGCGCAGCGGCTGGAGCTTCGCCGACCTGCCGGTGAACGAATCCGGCATCCCGACCTGCAAGGTCGAGTTCTTCGTCGATTTCGAGTTCAGGAACGCCCTGTTGGGCAAGGTGATCGGCGTGGTCTTCGGCGAGGCGATGTCGCGCATCGTCCGCGCCTTCCAGGACCGGGCGCGGGCGCTTTACGGCGCCTGACGCGCCTGTTCCCAGATCGCGTATTCCGGGGCGAGCGCCGCGCGCAGCCGGGTCTCGGTTTCGGCGTCGAGATCGGTCGCGGCTTCCGGCGAGACATTGACGCGGGGCAGGGTGATCGCCTGGCCCAGCCGCGTGGCGAGGAAATCCACCAGCGCCGGCATCGCCTCGTAGCGGAAGATGTGGTCGACCGCGATGCGGTCGTCGTTGTCGATCAGGAATTCCGATTGCCGGCCCAGCCTGGCGTGGCTGGGGCGCTCGCCGGGTTGCAGATAATCCTGGGCGAAGCGGGAAAAGGACAGGTGCGCGGTGCTGTTCGGCTGGCCGATCAGCCCGTCGCGGGCGCGAAAGCGGTACCAGCTGCCCAGCCAGTCCAGCGGCTCGCGCATCACGGCCACGGTTTCGAAGCGCGGCTTGCCCAGCGGCTGCAGCAAGGGGCGGATCTTGTTGATATATTGGCGCAGGTTCAGGTGCTTGATCTCGGGCCGGCCGCGAAAGGCGATCTCGGCGCGCTCGGACAGCGCCTGTTCCAGCGCCGTGGTGCCGGTCTTGGGCACCGACAGCAGCACGATCCGGGGCTTGACGAAGATCAGCATGAACAACCCGTGGCCGAAAACATCCCCGGGGATTAGCGGCCATGCCGGGGGCTGGCAAGCCGGTTGGCGGACGGGCCGTGTCCCGGCCCGCCCGCGGCGGCGTCAGATCACGCCGAAGGCCCGCATCGGCTCGGCGACGCGGATGAAGCCGGCGATGTTGGCGCCGATCACATAGTCGCCGGGCGCGCCGAATTCCTCGGCCGTCTCGTAGCAGCTGTCGTGGATGTCGCGCATGATCGTGGCCAGCCGCGCCTCGGTCTGCTCGAAGGTCCAGCTGTCGCGCGAGGCGTTCTGCTGCATCTCCAGCGCCGAGGTGGCGACGCCGCCCGCGTTCGCGGCCTTGCCGGGACCGAACTTGACGCCGGCCTGCTGGAAGGTGCGGATCGCCTCGGGGGTCGAGGGCATGTTGGCGCCTTCGCCGACCGCGATCACGCCGTTCGCGACCAGTTTCTTGGCGTCCTTGCCGGTCAGCTCGTTCTGCGTCGCCGAGGGCATGGCGACGTCGCAGGCCACGTCCCAGATCGAGCCTTCGCCGGATTTCACGAAATAGGCGCCCTCGCCCTTCAGCCGGGCGTATTCGCCGATGCGGCCGCGGCGGACCTCCTTGATCTCCTTGAGCAGATCCAGGTCGATGCCGTTCTCGTCCACGATATAGCCCGAGCTGTCGGAGCAGGCGACGACCTTGCCGCCGTAGGATTCGACCTTCTCGATGGTGTAGATGGCGACATTGCCCGAACCCGAGACCACGACGCGCTTGCCGTCGAAATCGGTGCCGCCGGTCTGCAGCATGGCGCGGGTGAAATAGGTGTTGCCATAGCCGGTGGCCTCGGTCCGGGCCAGCGAGCCGCCGTAGAACAGGCCCTTGCCGGTCAGCACGCCCGCCTCGTAGCGGTTGGTCAGGCGCTTGTACTGGCCGAAGAGATAGCCGATCTCGCGCGCGCCGACGCCGATGTCGCCCGCCGGCACGTCGGTATATTCGCCCAGATGGCGATAGAGTTCGGTCATGAAGCTTTGGCAGAAGCGCATGATCTCGCCGTCCGAGCGGCCCTTGGGGTCGAAGTCCGATCCGCCCTTGCCGCCGCCGATCGGCAGGCCGGTCAGCGCGTTCTTGAAGATCTGCTCGAAGCCCAGGAACTTGATGATGCCGACATTCACCGAGGGGTGGAAGCGCAGGCCGCCCTTGTAGGGACCCATGGCCGAGTTGAACTGCACCCGGAAGCCGCGGTTGATCTGCACCCGGCCCTTGTCGTCGGTCCACGGCACGCGGAAGATGATCTGACGCTCGGGCTCGCAGATGCGCTCGATCAGCGCGTCTTCCAAGTAGTCGGGCCGCTTGGCGACGACCCGGCCGAGGCTTTCCAGAACCTCGCGCACGGCCTGGTGAAACTCGGGCTCGCCGGC from Paracoccus aminovorans includes:
- the gyrA gene encoding DNA gyrase subunit A; protein product: MHHDGPVIDISREMRSSYLDYAMSVIVSRAIPDLRDGLKPVHRRVLFAMHETGNTHDKPYRKSARPVGDTMGKYHPHGDASIYDALVRMAQDFSMSLPLLDGQGNFGSMDGDSPAAMRYTEVRMDKPAAYLMMDIDKDTVEFQDNYDGKDREPTVLPARFPNMLVNGAGGIAVGMATNIPPHNLGEVCDATLALIENPDLPTERLMEIVPGPDFPTGGVILGRSGIRKAYLEGRGSVVMRAKTRIEEGRGGRQVIVLDEIPYQVNKATLIEKIAELAKEKRVEGIAHVQDESDRVGIRVVIELKRDATAEVVLNQLFRFTPMQTSFGCNMLALNGGRPEQLTLRDFLTHFIAFREEVVARRTAYELRKARERAHVLCGLAVAVSNVDEVVATIRSSADAAEARARLMERRWPAHEIVEYLRLIDDPLHPVNEDGTYNLSETQARAILELRLQRLTQLGVQEVTDELKSLADSIREFLAILASRERIMAIISGELIEVKNLFAVPRRTEITDWAGDMDDEDLIEREDMVVTITSGGYIKRTALAEFRSQRRGGKGLASMATKEDDVVTTLFVANTHTELLFFTTDGMVYRLKTWRLPLAGRTAKGKAIVNILPIQPGVSIAALMPVDAPQSEWDDYQVVFATSQGDVRRNALSDFANVMRNGKIAMKLPEGVELIGVRMATESDDVMLVTASGRAIRFQTTDVRVFKGRDSTGVRGIRLVNDGDRVVSMSVIRHFEAGSEERAAYLKMRRAVEGALDDGAEADEDEEIVADTAITQERYAEMSAAEDLILTITAKGAGKISSSFDYPLRGRGGQGVTAMDKAMRGGPLVASFPVERDDQIMLATSTGQSIRVPVHGISFRSRTAGGVRVFNTGEGETVVSVARIAENGEDEPEA
- a CDS encoding gamma-glutamyl kinase, whose translation is MLIFVKPRIVLLSVPKTGTTALEQALSERAEIAFRGRPEIKHLNLRQYINKIRPLLQPLGKPRFETVAVMREPLDWLGSWYRFRARDGLIGQPNSTAHLSFSRFAQDYLQPGERPSHARLGRQSEFLIDNDDRIAVDHIFRYEAMPALVDFLATRLGQAITLPRVNVSPEAATDLDAETETRLRAALAPEYAIWEQARQAP
- the gdhA gene encoding NADP-specific glutamate dehydrogenase: MPQIDDKLAPIYEEVVRRNAGEPEFHQAVREVLESLGRVVAKRPDYLEDALIERICEPERQIIFRVPWTDDKGRVQINRGFRVQFNSAMGPYKGGLRFHPSVNVGIIKFLGFEQIFKNALTGLPIGGGKGGSDFDPKGRSDGEIMRFCQSFMTELYRHLGEYTDVPAGDIGVGAREIGYLFGQYKRLTNRYEAGVLTGKGLFYGGSLARTEATGYGNTYFTRAMLQTGGTDFDGKRVVVSGSGNVAIYTIEKVESYGGKVVACSDSSGYIVDENGIDLDLLKEIKEVRRGRIGEYARLKGEGAYFVKSGEGSIWDVACDVAMPSATQNELTGKDAKKLVANGVIAVGEGANMPSTPEAIRTFQQAGVKFGPGKAANAGGVATSALEMQQNASRDSWTFEQTEARLATIMRDIHDSCYETAEEFGAPGDYVIGANIAGFIRVAEPMRAFGVI
- the ypfJ gene encoding KPN_02809 family neutral zinc metallopeptidase; this translates as MEWRGRRGSRNVEDRRGMGRAGAGGVGIVGVLAILAVGYFFGIDISPLVGALDDGGQSGQPRELTAEERESGQFVSVVLADTEEVWARVLPEQTGKAYVDPALVMFSGVVGSACGTAQSAMGPFYCPNDRKIYLDTDFFRTMSQKMGAGGDFAYAYVIAHEVGHHVQNLLGILGQTMQARQQSDQVTANRISVLTELQADCFAGVWANHASQQFNSIDAGDIDEAINAAAAVGDDTLMEKAGRAPMPDAFTHGSAEQRQTWFKRGFSSGQLGQCDTFKAAGI
- a CDS encoding DedA family protein, with product MFDWVVSTIESWGYLGVLALMVAENVFPPIPSEVIMPLAGFLAGSGRMSLTLTIVVGTLGSVLGTLMWYYIGLWFGEERLKRFAARHGRLLTLSPSDIDAAHGWFLRHGAMAVFFGRMIPAIRTLISVPAGLARMPMWKFLLYTTAGSALWTGILTFAGLMLHENYALVADWVDPLSKLVVVVVVAVYVWRVIRWKPH
- a CDS encoding disulfide bond formation protein B, with product MALADRYAPPYPVAMNGFSSKWIAVLAGAGSAALLAAALGFQSLGYAPCELCILQRWPHLAAALIGASIWAFGWKRWLAALGLLAALCATGFAIYHAGVELKLWAGPQHCSGGVSGLAGMSTQDLLTALEAAPVVRCDQIAWSLFGISMAGWNAVGSAALSGLWLASVRGRKRAGAAA
- a CDS encoding type II toxin-antitoxin system RatA family toxin encodes the protein MPQHSDSRILPYTAAQMYALVADIERYPEFLPWNSAARIRARRPGPVAGSEVIEADLVISFKVFRERFGSRVTLFPAEWRIDTEYLDGPFKYLRSGWSFADLPVNESGIPTCKVEFFVDFEFRNALLGKVIGVVFGEAMSRIVRAFQDRARALYGA